In Chroogloeocystis siderophila 5.2 s.c.1, a genomic segment contains:
- a CDS encoding glycosyltransferase family 2 protein, whose amino-acid sequence MPKVTVIIPAYNAEQTIIAAIASVQQQTYRDWEVIVIDDGSCDRTCELLNRIQEPRMQVHRYTNSGVSLARNRGIARAKGELIAFLDADDLWSPDKLECQVAALEQHPSAAVAYSWTYFMNDTATIVHAAPPVWCQGDVYAQLLVRNFLYSGSNALVRRDALAVVGGFDATLTHGEDWELFVRLAAIFEFVVVPKAQVFYRHSPTSASAQVELMEPRLQQVIDQVFAAAPPELQSLKNENLATLYQYLTQLLLKHISNPNSVKQAHQMLWKGICIYPRTLLDNQTQILLIKIIFFRIFSYKLAIYFLGFVSKKRATAVFFNY is encoded by the coding sequence ATGCCAAAAGTAACAGTAATCATACCAGCATACAACGCTGAGCAAACGATCATTGCAGCGATCGCGAGCGTCCAACAACAAACATATCGCGATTGGGAAGTGATTGTCATCGATGATGGATCATGCGATCGCACGTGTGAATTACTCAATCGCATCCAAGAACCACGAATGCAAGTGCATCGTTACACCAATTCAGGAGTATCATTAGCACGCAATCGCGGGATCGCACGTGCCAAAGGCGAACTGATTGCGTTTTTAGATGCTGATGACTTGTGGAGTCCGGACAAACTAGAGTGTCAAGTTGCAGCGTTAGAACAACACCCCAGCGCCGCAGTCGCGTACAGTTGGACGTACTTTATGAATGATACTGCGACGATAGTTCATGCTGCACCACCTGTGTGGTGTCAAGGAGATGTGTATGCACAGTTGTTAGTGCGCAATTTCCTTTATAGCGGTTCTAATGCGTTGGTACGTCGTGATGCACTCGCAGTTGTTGGAGGCTTTGACGCGACACTGACGCATGGTGAAGATTGGGAGTTGTTTGTACGTTTAGCCGCAATTTTTGAGTTTGTCGTTGTACCGAAAGCACAGGTTTTCTATCGTCACTCACCAACTTCAGCGTCAGCACAGGTTGAATTGATGGAACCGCGTCTTCAACAAGTCATTGATCAAGTCTTTGCGGCTGCACCTCCTGAGTTGCAATCTTTAAAAAACGAGAACTTGGCCACTCTTTATCAGTATTTAACACAATTACTTTTAAAGCACATTTCTAATCCTAATAGTGTTAAACAAGCGCACCAAATGTTATGGAAAGGAATTTGTATATATCCACGAACTTTATTAGATAATCAGACCCAAATTTTGTTAATCAAAATCATCTTTTTCAGAATTTTTTCATATAAGCTTGCAATTTATTTTTTAGGATTTGTTAGTAAAAAGCGCGCCACCGCAGTCTTTTTTAACTACTAG
- a CDS encoding glycosyltransferase family 61 protein, whose amino-acid sequence MIIFISFQTQIDKFTNRLRMLYRVQLKSWLRKPFFYFCKKLGLTTITRETLVNNAEQYRLLHFKCEELVIANEPKTLEKVVDIKNRIHPFVIKIESPFVCEINNTYLAGPAAVGFDVNQNIILETTTPYHCQENHLEGSVAIRALALKSLLADNTPQIDTAFSLINAWSQNYWHWIIDCLTRLEGIEFYQQQTGIKPKLIIDANPTSWQIDSLRLLGYQPQDCIRWNKSRLRVEKLIISSFRRHYDEVYSVESPLASRWIRKRMLSNLSQTENKHFSSKIFISRRQAEGRRIINENDVIATLANFGFVAYILEDMNFEDEVRLFSQATMVVAPHGAGLTNIIFAQNLTLIELFGVSISPCFANLARGLGFQYGYLQCHSPYTALRYHDSDMVVDTTQLKRLLVQMLASS is encoded by the coding sequence GTGATAATTTTTATCTCGTTTCAAACACAAATAGATAAGTTTACAAATCGGCTGAGAATGCTTTATCGAGTTCAGTTAAAGTCTTGGCTTCGTAAACCATTTTTTTATTTTTGCAAAAAGCTAGGTTTAACTACTATAACACGAGAGACATTAGTAAACAATGCAGAGCAATATCGCCTTTTGCACTTTAAGTGTGAAGAATTGGTGATTGCTAATGAACCAAAAACATTAGAAAAAGTAGTAGATATTAAAAATAGAATTCATCCTTTTGTTATTAAAATTGAGTCACCTTTTGTTTGTGAAATTAATAATACCTACTTGGCAGGGCCAGCAGCCGTTGGCTTTGATGTAAATCAGAATATCATCTTAGAAACAACAACGCCGTACCATTGCCAGGAAAACCATTTAGAAGGAAGTGTAGCTATACGGGCTTTAGCCTTGAAAAGTTTATTAGCTGATAACACTCCTCAAATCGATACAGCTTTTTCATTAATAAATGCTTGGAGCCAAAATTATTGGCACTGGATTATAGATTGTTTAACACGATTAGAAGGAATTGAATTTTATCAACAACAAACAGGGATAAAACCTAAGTTGATTATTGATGCTAACCCTACTTCATGGCAAATAGACTCTCTCAGACTTCTAGGATATCAACCACAAGACTGCATTCGATGGAATAAATCAAGGCTGCGAGTAGAAAAATTAATCATCTCGTCATTTCGACGGCATTATGATGAGGTATATAGCGTAGAATCCCCTTTAGCAAGTCGTTGGATTCGCAAACGAATGCTTAGTAACCTTTCTCAGACAGAAAATAAGCATTTTTCATCTAAAATATTTATTTCTCGTCGTCAGGCAGAAGGAAGAAGAATTATTAATGAAAATGATGTCATTGCAACATTGGCAAATTTTGGTTTTGTTGCTTACATTCTTGAAGACATGAACTTCGAGGATGAAGTGAGATTGTTTTCACAAGCAACAATGGTGGTTGCTCCGCATGGTGCAGGTTTAACTAATATCATTTTTGCACAAAATCTTACTTTAATTGAACTATTTGGTGTATCTATATCACCGTGTTTCGCTAACTTAGCACGGGGTTTAGGTTTTCAATATGGATATCTTCAATGTCACTCGCCTTATACCGCACTTCGTTATCATGATAGCGACATGGTAGTTGACACAACGCAGTTGAAAAGACTTTTAGTTCAAATGCTTGCTTCTAGCTAG
- a CDS encoding lipopolysaccharide biosynthesis protein, producing the protein MSFIEQPINKLRKKLSNQFISNLGWLSSAEIITRVFRIGITAIAARFLTPYDYGLIAIITTINELARILMEVGIGAKIIQSDRDVNQLCNSAYWLNWIIYVGIFIIQCLAAFPIAWFYKETRLIFPICVAAIPYLIWPTAAIQCIMIQKENKLKVCAISNTLKNFTSYSLLGIFAALGMGVWSFVLSWVLVAPIDVFVYYHYHSWRPTKNITTKYWKEFFVFGKNIFGTHLLKTLRNNLDYLIVGRFLGIKELGLYFFGFNAGLGISLSFINVLNTALFPHLCAARVNQLELRKHYAHSRKAITTIIIPLVILQTSLAPLYVPIVFGQQWVVAIPILMLICLSAIPRAFADAASLLLVAIGKPNLDLYWNILFTTIFSVALLIGIRGQALGVATSVLLVHVVTIPLFIYWTTSYVFRKRQNA; encoded by the coding sequence GTGAGTTTTATTGAACAACCGATTAATAAGCTAAGAAAAAAGTTATCTAACCAGTTTATTTCTAATCTAGGCTGGTTAAGTAGTGCAGAAATTATTACACGAGTTTTTCGTATAGGTATTACTGCGATCGCTGCTCGTTTTTTAACACCTTATGATTACGGCTTAATAGCCATTATTACAACAATTAATGAGTTGGCACGCATACTCATGGAAGTAGGAATTGGTGCGAAAATTATTCAATCTGATAGAGATGTCAATCAGTTGTGTAACTCGGCGTATTGGTTAAATTGGATTATTTATGTAGGTATATTTATTATCCAGTGTCTTGCTGCTTTTCCTATTGCTTGGTTCTACAAAGAGACTCGCTTAATTTTTCCAATTTGTGTAGCAGCAATTCCCTATTTGATATGGCCTACAGCCGCAATTCAATGTATTATGATCCAAAAAGAAAATAAGCTTAAAGTTTGCGCTATTAGCAATACACTCAAAAACTTTACTAGCTATAGCCTGCTGGGAATCTTCGCAGCTTTAGGGATGGGAGTGTGGTCATTTGTCTTATCTTGGGTTTTGGTGGCTCCGATTGATGTTTTTGTCTATTACCATTATCATTCATGGCGTCCAACGAAAAATATTACAACAAAGTATTGGAAAGAGTTCTTTGTTTTTGGTAAAAATATTTTTGGCACGCATCTCCTAAAAACACTCAGAAATAATCTGGATTATTTAATAGTCGGTCGCTTTTTAGGAATTAAAGAATTAGGGTTATATTTCTTTGGTTTCAATGCAGGATTAGGAATTAGTTTGAGCTTTATCAATGTTCTGAATACAGCGTTATTTCCGCATTTATGCGCTGCAAGAGTAAATCAGCTAGAACTTAGAAAACACTATGCGCACAGCCGCAAAGCGATCACTACAATTATTATCCCTTTAGTCATTCTACAAACAAGCTTAGCTCCTTTATACGTGCCAATTGTTTTTGGTCAGCAATGGGTAGTGGCAATTCCAATTTTAATGTTAATTTGTTTATCTGCAATTCCACGCGCGTTTGCTGATGCTGCTTCGCTATTACTCGTCGCGATAGGCAAGCCTAATTTAGATTTATACTGGAATATCTTATTTACAACTATCTTTAGCGTAGCATTGCTGATTGGAATTCGTGGGCAAGCTTTAGGAGTAGCTACGAGTGTTTTGTTAGTTCACGTTGTCACTATCCCCTTATTTATCTATTGGACAACAAGTTATGTTTTTCGTAAACGACAGAATGCCTAG